One Clupea harengus chromosome 11, Ch_v2.0.2, whole genome shotgun sequence DNA window includes the following coding sequences:
- the LOC116222504 gene encoding protein JTB-like, protein MLFGCGANTKEMGVPIEMSPKLSVCMVLLAVVSNRVLSATELGQHNSTELVPDGTSCWQKEEFEVLGECSPCDSIQSKWWPACHPTGYIEKVNCLKSNKNDFKSCHSAVREESLFWRFEAVMMGLTVFFVLVVVKRQQVLDRKASVRVWKQIQSSE, encoded by the exons AAAAGAAATGGGTGTTCCCATAGAAATGTCTCCAAAGCTTTCAGTCTGCATGGTTCTCCTGGCTGTAGTCTCTAACAG AGTGTTAAGTGCAACAGAACTAGGACAACATAACTCTACAG AACTGGTTCCTGATGGCACTTCATGCTGGCAAAAAGAGGAGTTTGAGGTGCTGGGGGAATGTTCTCCATGCGATTCTATTCAGTCA AAATGGTGGCCTGCCTGTCATCCCACTGGTTACATTGAAAAGGTCAACTGTTTAAAGTCCAACAAGAATGACTTTAAAAG TTGTCACTCtgctgtgagagaggagagtctcTTCTGGCGGTTTGAGGCAGTGATGATGGGCCTGACTGTTTTCTTCGTGCTGGTGGTCGTCAAGCGCCAGCAGGTGTTGGATCGCAAAGCATCAGTGAGGGTTTGGAAACAGATTCAGTCTTCAGAGTAG